In the Staphylococcus sp. IVB6240 genome, one interval contains:
- a CDS encoding dicarboxylate/amino acid:cation symporter, giving the protein MKLIGKLLLGIVAGILIGMLDIEILNKILVTVKGVFGQIINYMIPLIIFFFIASGITSLGKGSGRLVGMTVGVAYTSTILAGLMALTVAYNLMPIIASSGKVPGEAPEIEAFFSFEFDPLMGVLTALITAFAFGIIAHKVEAFTMIKLIDEGQRIVEVLIEKIIIPFLPFYIATIFAEMTAQGTVMSILKVFGIVLIIAIIMHWVWLTVLYVVAGVLNKKSPLVLLKTMLPSYFTALGTMSSAATIPVTLRQAKKNDVTPAVADFSVPLLATIHLSGSTITLVSCSVAAMVVLPSLSLVSVPTMIGFIFMLGIIMIAAPGVPGGSVMAASGILGSILGFNEAAIGLMIALYMAQDSFGTATNVTGDGAISAIVDRLGKKYTE; this is encoded by the coding sequence ATGAAGCTAATTGGGAAGTTATTATTAGGGATTGTGGCAGGTATTTTAATTGGGATGTTAGATATTGAAATTCTCAATAAAATTCTTGTAACAGTAAAAGGTGTCTTTGGACAAATCATTAACTATATGATTCCATTGATTATCTTTTTCTTTATTGCTTCTGGTATTACATCGCTAGGCAAAGGGTCAGGACGACTTGTAGGTATGACAGTAGGTGTGGCTTATACATCAACAATTTTAGCAGGATTAATGGCACTAACAGTTGCATATAATTTAATGCCAATCATCGCATCAAGTGGTAAAGTGCCGGGGGAAGCACCTGAAATTGAAGCGTTCTTCTCATTTGAATTTGATCCATTAATGGGTGTATTAACAGCATTGATTACAGCATTTGCATTTGGTATTATTGCGCACAAAGTTGAAGCTTTCACGATGATTAAGTTAATCGATGAAGGTCAACGCATTGTAGAAGTATTAATTGAAAAGATTATCATTCCATTCTTACCATTCTACATTGCGACAATCTTTGCAGAGATGACAGCACAAGGGACAGTAATGAGTATCCTAAAAGTCTTTGGTATCGTATTAATTATTGCGATTATCATGCACTGGGTATGGTTAACAGTATTATATGTTGTGGCAGGTGTACTGAATAAGAAAAGTCCACTGGTACTCTTAAAAACAATGTTACCATCTTATTTCACAGCATTAGGTACAATGAGTAGTGCGGCAACGATTCCAGTGACATTGAGACAAGCGAAGAAAAATGATGTGACACCAGCAGTAGCGGACTTCAGTGTGCCGTTACTGGCAACAATTCACTTATCAGGTTCTACGATTACATTAGTCAGCTGTTCAGTAGCAGCAATGGTCGTACTACCTAGCTTATCATTAGTAAGTGTTCCAACAATGATTGGATTTATCTTTATGCTTGGTATTATTATGATTGCAGCACCAGGTGTTCCAGGTGGCTCAGTGATGGCAGCAAGTGGTATTTTAGGTTCAATCCTAGGCTTTAATGAAGCGGCCATTGGTTTAATGATTGCATTGTATATGGCACAAGATAGCTTTGGTACAGCAACTAACGTAACAGGTGATGGTGCAATTTCAGCTATTGTCGATCGTTTAGGTAAAAAGTACACAGAATAA
- a CDS encoding Bcr/CflA family efflux MFS transporter: MMKSKINLSHLSFIVLLGAMTAFGPMLSDMYSPALPLVQQDMGTSTSQVQLTLSIAMIGIAFGQFIFGVIADRVPRKPLILTILSLVIIASLASAVSSSVTLFIAARLVQGLAGGGAIVIARATVAELYHGEILSRFFTALMVVNGIISILAPLVSALILTVAEWRAIFVALAVIGAVMFLVVLTHPKMKTLNTTHEAHDNFGDIFKDFGRLLKTPHFLVPMFLQGVTYIMIFSYGAGAPFITQNVYGLSPQNFSMLMVLTGIGLIISSQVANILLRFYDQLNVLAGFIVIQVIGAALVITVLLLHLPLILLIVGFMLCVAPVTAIGPLAYSLAMQARTGGSGSASSLLGLFQFVLGSSVAPLIGVQGPESVIPYSIVLGTTIILLLVLMVLTRVLLKPALK, translated from the coding sequence ATGATGAAATCAAAGATTAATTTATCACACTTATCATTTATTGTATTATTAGGGGCGATGACAGCATTCGGGCCAATGTTGTCAGATATGTATAGCCCTGCATTGCCACTTGTTCAGCAAGATATGGGGACATCAACGTCACAAGTGCAGTTAACTTTATCGATTGCAATGATCGGTATTGCATTTGGCCAATTTATATTCGGTGTCATTGCAGACCGTGTACCTCGAAAACCACTTATTTTAACGATCTTGTCGCTAGTCATTATTGCTTCATTAGCAAGTGCAGTTAGTAGTAGTGTGACGTTATTTATAGCAGCTCGTTTAGTACAAGGTTTAGCAGGTGGTGGTGCCATTGTGATTGCGCGTGCAACAGTGGCAGAACTGTATCACGGTGAAATTTTGAGCCGATTCTTTACCGCATTAATGGTCGTTAATGGTATTATTTCTATTTTAGCACCATTAGTGAGCGCACTTATTTTAACAGTAGCTGAATGGAGAGCTATCTTTGTTGCACTGGCAGTAATTGGTGCTGTTATGTTCTTAGTGGTATTAACGCATCCTAAGATGAAAACATTGAATACAACGCATGAAGCACACGACAATTTTGGTGACATTTTTAAAGATTTTGGTCGTTTATTGAAGACGCCACACTTCCTTGTACCGATGTTTTTACAAGGTGTGACGTATATTATGATCTTTAGCTACGGGGCAGGTGCACCATTCATTACACAAAATGTATATGGTTTATCACCGCAAAATTTTAGTATGTTAATGGTCTTAACAGGTATCGGTTTAATTATTTCGAGCCAAGTTGCTAATATTTTATTGCGTTTTTATGATCAATTAAACGTACTTGCAGGATTTATTGTTATTCAGGTGATAGGAGCAGCACTTGTGATCACAGTATTATTACTTCATTTACCTTTAATACTACTTATTGTTGGATTTATGCTATGTGTCGCACCAGTAACAGCGATTGGACCACTTGCTTATTCACTCGCTATGCAAGCAAGAACAGGTGGAAGTGGAAGTGCTTCAAGTTTACTTGGACTTTTCCAATTCGTACTTGGTAGTTCGGTCGCCCCATTAATTGGTGTGCAAGGTCCAGAAAGTGTGATACCTTACAGCATTGTCCTTGGTACAACGATTATTTTACTACTCGTATTAATGGTTTTAACGCGTGTTTTATTAAAACCAGCATTAAAATAG
- a CDS encoding cyclase family protein, whose product MWVDITHTLEETIAPWPGDPAFKLHYFTTKAENGSANIAEIKGSNHIGTHIDAAKHVSDEGWTVDQIDVQRLIGDATLLSFTDRTFITREDLVQQQIEGTILLLKTRTVSDPTTFPSVITTLSGEAIDYLAEIGIQVIGVDIPSVDTLDSETLDNHHRLASHQMYHIENLRLDDVTAGQYRFIGLPLKIKDGNAAYLRAVVQKK is encoded by the coding sequence ATGTGGGTGGATATTACACATACATTAGAAGAAACGATTGCACCATGGCCTGGAGACCCTGCTTTTAAGCTGCACTATTTTACAACGAAAGCAGAAAATGGCAGTGCCAATATCGCTGAAATCAAGGGCAGTAACCATATTGGGACACATATTGATGCCGCAAAACATGTCTCCGATGAAGGTTGGACTGTTGATCAAATAGATGTGCAACGTTTAATAGGTGATGCAACATTACTATCATTTACGGATAGGACGTTCATTACCCGGGAAGATTTGGTACAACAACAGATTGAAGGTACCATTCTATTGTTGAAAACACGCACAGTATCTGATCCGACTACTTTTCCATCTGTCATTACAACGTTATCGGGAGAGGCGATTGACTATTTAGCAGAAATTGGGATACAAGTGATTGGGGTTGATATCCCTTCAGTTGATACGCTAGATTCCGAAACATTAGACAATCATCATCGTTTAGCAAGTCATCAAATGTACCATATCGAAAATTTACGATTAGATGATGTAACAGCAGGACAGTATCGCTTTATCGGCTTACCACTGAAGATTAAAGATGGGAATGCCGCCTATTTGCGTGCAGTTGTTCAGAAAAAGTAA
- a CDS encoding alpha/beta hydrolase has product MSLNNYEQTVMTLKDHDDAQLEIVTMGNTESDKAVVLIHGAVMNYKIMTVFSKYIHDVRLIFINCPGRGESSELARASHSLVDYATRINEALVSIVSEAKIQELAIIGYSMGGLIATKLAGYNTLPIKQLVYLNSAAKIDIKELRISKLLLELVKDMKSDNQDGMVKSIPELVLDQGISKKHENTTNFTDYFAPVDAMVTDLLYTLGSDYLADIDKIVHMPDVLFLLGEDDVIFPNKDSAEILEKFESLGASVRSVIYPEVGHLDFLRVLDKTHDGALQSIESNINEWLSN; this is encoded by the coding sequence ATGTCACTAAACAATTATGAACAAACAGTTATGACATTAAAAGATCATGACGATGCACAGTTAGAAATTGTGACGATGGGGAATACAGAGTCAGATAAAGCAGTCGTATTAATCCATGGTGCTGTGATGAATTACAAGATTATGACTGTATTTTCCAAGTACATACATGATGTACGTTTAATTTTTATTAATTGTCCAGGTCGTGGTGAGAGTAGTGAATTGGCACGTGCTTCACATAGCTTAGTCGACTATGCCACACGTATCAATGAAGCATTGGTATCTATTGTGAGTGAAGCAAAAATTCAAGAATTAGCGATTATTGGCTATTCAATGGGAGGACTCATCGCAACAAAACTGGCAGGTTATAATACATTACCGATTAAGCAACTGGTCTATCTGAATAGTGCTGCTAAGATTGATATTAAGGAATTGCGCATTTCTAAGCTGCTTTTAGAACTCGTTAAAGATATGAAGTCAGATAATCAAGATGGGATGGTTAAAAGTATTCCAGAGCTGGTGTTGGATCAAGGTATCTCTAAAAAACATGAAAATACGACAAACTTTACAGATTATTTTGCGCCAGTCGATGCCATGGTAACCGATTTGTTGTATACACTCGGCTCAGATTATTTGGCAGATATTGATAAAATTGTGCATATGCCAGATGTGTTGTTCTTATTAGGAGAGGATGATGTCATATTCCCGAACAAAGACTCTGCAGAAATACTTGAAAAGTTTGAATCATTGGGGGCCAGTGTGCGCAGTGTAATATATCCGGAAGTAGGGCATTTGGACTTTTTGCGTGTGCTCGATAAAACGCATGATGGTGCGTTACAAAGTATTGAATCAAATATTAATGAGTGGTTAAGCAACTAG
- a CDS encoding phosphate--AMP phosphotransferase, which yields MNEKIERLQLKAAELTRKTHALGIPVMIVFEGVPASGKTRLANELLLTLDAKYTHFIATKTPSDEDLRYQFLQKFWETLPSKGDINIYFRSWYAQYIDYKVHGIKQSVLKNYDHLYHDIESFEKMLIEDHHELIKFYINIDEEKRQEHITQMKENPLTNWKAQEFERVIPSNVYRDTFKPLLNDDWKMIDYTERESAIEQMYNHLIKRLERAIKAYEKRERVVEADFTEGFQTDMFNPATTKVKKRTYESVIEALQKRLRELQFALYERKIPLVLVYEGMDAAGKGGNIKRVRQLLDPTGYEVNTTSAPTDVELNHHYLWRFAKAMPKSGHISIFDRSWYGRVLVERVEGFATQNEWSRAYDEINEFEKMWTHDGAIILKFFLSLDKDEQLKRFEDRQKNPDKQWKITDEDWRNREKWDMYLEASHDMIVKTNTAHAPWLVVPADHKKTARIQVLKYIIQKCEEKLWGVKQY from the coding sequence ATGAACGAAAAAATTGAACGATTACAATTGAAAGCAGCAGAATTAACACGAAAAACGCATGCATTAGGGATTCCAGTGATGATTGTTTTTGAAGGCGTACCAGCATCTGGAAAGACACGATTAGCCAATGAATTACTTCTCACATTAGATGCTAAATACACACATTTTATTGCAACAAAGACACCCTCTGACGAAGATTTGCGTTATCAGTTTTTACAGAAGTTTTGGGAGACATTGCCTTCTAAAGGAGATATTAATATCTATTTTCGTAGTTGGTATGCACAGTATATCGACTATAAAGTACATGGTATTAAACAATCCGTTCTAAAAAACTATGATCATTTGTATCATGATATCGAATCTTTTGAGAAGATGCTGATTGAAGATCATCATGAATTAATAAAATTTTACATCAATATAGATGAAGAAAAGCGTCAAGAACATATTACTCAAATGAAAGAAAATCCTTTGACGAATTGGAAAGCACAAGAATTTGAGCGTGTTATACCATCTAATGTCTATCGAGATACGTTTAAGCCATTGTTGAATGATGATTGGAAAATGATTGATTATACAGAACGTGAAAGTGCCATTGAACAGATGTATAATCATTTGATTAAGCGTTTGGAACGTGCAATCAAAGCTTATGAAAAGCGCGAACGTGTCGTTGAAGCTGATTTTACAGAAGGTTTTCAAACGGATATGTTCAATCCAGCAACAACCAAAGTTAAAAAACGAACATACGAGTCAGTGATTGAAGCATTACAAAAACGATTGAGAGAGTTACAATTCGCCTTATACGAACGAAAGATTCCACTTGTCTTAGTATATGAAGGTATGGATGCTGCTGGAAAAGGTGGAAACATTAAACGTGTACGCCAGTTGCTTGATCCGACTGGCTATGAAGTGAATACAACAAGTGCCCCAACAGATGTAGAATTGAATCATCATTATTTATGGCGTTTTGCTAAAGCGATGCCAAAGAGTGGACATATCAGTATTTTTGATCGTAGTTGGTATGGACGTGTATTGGTAGAACGTGTGGAAGGATTTGCCACTCAAAATGAATGGTCTCGTGCGTATGATGAAATTAATGAATTTGAAAAAATGTGGACGCATGATGGTGCTATTATATTGAAGTTCTTCTTGTCACTAGATAAAGATGAACAGTTGAAGCGCTTTGAAGATCGTCAAAAAAATCCAGATAAACAATGGAAGATTACAGATGAAGATTGGCGTAACCGTGAGAAATGGGATATGTACTTGGAAGCGAGTCATGATATGATTGTCAAAACGAATACAGCACATGCACCATGGCTTGTGGTACCGGCAGATCATAAGAAAACCGCACGTATTCAAGTATTGAAATATATCATTCAAAAATGTGAAGAAAAGCTTTGGGGTGTCAAACAATATTAA
- a CDS encoding transglycosylase SLT domain-containing protein gives MKKTLLASSLALAIGATGVATHTTDAHAAEEQINKAELAQLALNNDPSLSEQAIHAGAYDYKFTLDGVNYHFWSDGVYFGYEYSAYDTFEGTTSMAQPAEIADVSNVAMTQSESNDASYVQTQQQSYSYEPAAQAAPTTQTSAPASSSYNYNTAQTSNVRLANGNTAGSVGSRAAQEMASRTGVSASTWEAIIARESNGQLNAYNPSGASGLFQTMPGWGPTGSYEQQIAAATKAYNAQGLSAWGF, from the coding sequence ATGAAAAAAACATTATTAGCTTCATCATTAGCATTAGCAATCGGAGCAACAGGCGTTGCTACACATACAACAGATGCACACGCAGCTGAAGAACAAATTAACAAAGCAGAATTAGCACAATTAGCTTTAAATAACGACCCATCATTAAGTGAACAAGCTATCCACGCTGGTGCGTACGACTACAAATTCACTTTAGACGGTGTAAACTACCACTTCTGGTCAGATGGTGTATACTTCGGTTATGAATACAGTGCATACGATACATTTGAAGGAACAACTTCAATGGCACAACCTGCTGAAATTGCTGACGTAAGTAACGTTGCAATGACACAATCAGAATCTAACGATGCATCATATGTTCAAACACAACAACAATCATATTCATATGAGCCAGCTGCACAAGCTGCACCAACAACTCAAACATCAGCACCTGCATCATCATCTTACAACTACAACACAGCTCAAACTTCTAACGTAAGATTAGCAAATGGTAACACTGCTGGTTCTGTTGGATCACGTGCTGCACAAGAAATGGCTTCACGTACAGGCGTTTCAGCATCAACTTGGGAAGCAATCATTGCTCGTGAATCTAACGGTCAATTAAATGCTTACAACCCATCAGGTGCTTCAGGTTTATTCCAAACTATGCCAGGTTGGGGTCCAACTGGTTCTTATGAACAACAAATCGCTGCTGCTACAAAAGCTTACAACGCGCAAGGTTTAAGTGCTTGGGGCTTCTAA
- a CDS encoding CHAP domain-containing protein: MKKLTTATIATLGLVTFGAATADDASAAEQLNTNDQYTTTYSQSTGDYVTVDANGNKHHTLDGNWNPSMFNNGEFKFYVVDENGAYNYYYYSSENADYDYATENTSVATPVFENTTSVDNADYNYNAQSANYVEAVPYTTSNANYTQQPAAAPANNAGYNYTTTTTTTTTTTAPAATNAPAATGLTYGKGGQGNLYTAGQCTYYAYERSGGRVGSLWGNANNWANAARSAGYTVNNTPAVGAIMQTTAGGYGHVAYVENVGSNGSVTVSEMNYTGVGQVSTRTLSASQAASHNFIH, encoded by the coding sequence ATGAAAAAATTAACTACTGCTACAATCGCTACTTTAGGCTTAGTTACATTCGGTGCTGCTACAGCAGATGACGCATCAGCAGCTGAACAACTTAACACAAACGATCAATATACAACTACATACTCTCAATCTACAGGTGACTACGTAACTGTAGATGCGAATGGTAACAAACACCACACTTTAGATGGTAACTGGAACCCATCAATGTTCAATAACGGCGAATTCAAATTCTACGTTGTTGACGAAAACGGTGCATACAACTACTACTATTATTCAAGTGAAAATGCTGATTATGACTACGCAACTGAAAACACTTCAGTAGCTACACCAGTATTTGAAAACACAACAAGTGTTGATAACGCTGACTACAACTATAATGCACAATCAGCAAACTATGTTGAAGCTGTTCCTTACACAACTTCAAACGCTAACTATACACAACAACCAGCAGCAGCTCCTGCAAACAACGCTGGATATAACTACACAACTACAACAACGACTACTACTACAACTACAGCGCCAGCAGCTACTAATGCTCCTGCAGCAACTGGTTTAACTTATGGTAAAGGTGGTCAAGGTAACCTTTACACAGCTGGTCAATGTACTTACTATGCATACGAACGTTCAGGTGGCCGTGTTGGTTCACTTTGGGGCAATGCAAACAACTGGGCTAACGCAGCACGTTCAGCTGGTTACACTGTAAACAACACACCTGCAGTTGGTGCAATCATGCAAACAACAGCTGGTGGTTACGGTCACGTTGCTTACGTTGAAAATGTAGGTTCAAACGGTTCAGTAACAGTTTCTGAAATGAACTACACTGGTGTTGGTCAAGTAAGCACACGTACTTTATCAGCAAGCCAAGCAGCTTCACATAACTTCATTCACTAA
- a CDS encoding M23 family metallopeptidase encodes MTDWYEETGRHMLKPDRQTQPFGHYKNGLSFNGNTRHYGVDYYLPENTPILAASDGTITRTMNDKYGGKMIELQETNGTHYQWYGHLNAFAVKEGQVVHQGDVIGKSGNTGEFTTGPHLHFQRMDGGIGNDYAIDPEPYVETLPDKQYSLFRIE; translated from the coding sequence GTGACTGATTGGTATGAAGAAACGGGACGTCATATGCTAAAGCCTGATCGACAAACACAACCATTTGGTCATTACAAAAATGGTCTTTCATTTAATGGAAATACACGTCACTACGGTGTTGATTATTATTTACCAGAGAATACACCTATCCTTGCCGCCTCAGATGGGACGATTACAAGAACAATGAACGACAAGTACGGTGGAAAAATGATTGAACTACAAGAAACCAATGGGACACATTATCAATGGTATGGACACCTTAATGCCTTTGCAGTTAAAGAAGGTCAAGTTGTACATCAAGGTGATGTCATCGGAAAATCAGGAAATACAGGTGAGTTTACAACAGGTCCACATCTACACTTTCAACGCATGGACGGTGGGATTGGTAATGATTATGCTATTGACCCGGAACCTTATGTAGAAACACTACCAGATAAACAATATAGTCTTTTTCGTATTGAATAA
- a CDS encoding nitroreductase family protein produces the protein MTVRNDFEDILMGRRSVKVFDPEVKIPHEEMDEILQKATKAPSSINMQPWRFVVVESEEGKDKLRPLVQFNTRQNDSSAAMIVIFGDMLNYEYAEDIYGSAVEQGFMPEEIKDELVGRFVDMYKQLTPAQMNDIVKVDSSLAAMQLMLVARQYGYDTNPIGGFDHAHIAETFSLDPERYVPVVIVAIGKGVEEGKRSSRLPVDKIRTYH, from the coding sequence ATGACAGTAAGAAATGACTTTGAAGATATATTGATGGGGCGACGTTCTGTGAAAGTATTCGACCCAGAAGTTAAAATTCCACATGAGGAAATGGATGAAATCCTTCAAAAAGCAACGAAAGCACCCTCTTCAATTAATATGCAGCCATGGCGCTTTGTCGTTGTTGAATCTGAAGAAGGTAAAGATAAGTTACGACCACTTGTTCAGTTTAATACACGCCAAAATGATTCATCTGCAGCGATGATTGTTATTTTTGGTGATATGTTAAATTATGAATATGCAGAAGACATCTATGGTTCTGCAGTAGAACAAGGCTTTATGCCAGAAGAAATTAAAGATGAGCTTGTAGGCCGCTTTGTAGATATGTATAAACAACTTACACCAGCACAAATGAATGATATTGTTAAAGTGGATAGCAGTTTAGCAGCCATGCAGTTAATGCTTGTAGCACGTCAATATGGCTATGATACCAATCCAATTGGTGGTTTTGATCATGCACATATTGCAGAAACATTTAGCCTAGATCCAGAACGCTACGTACCTGTTGTGATTGTTGCAATCGGTAAAGGTGTTGAAGAAGGTAAACGTTCATCACGTTTACCAGTAGATAAGATTCGTACCTATCATTAG
- a CDS encoding siderophore ABC transporter substrate-binding protein: MKKLGLLVVFAMMLVLVACGNNSSSDEKTESKDSNEQKTVEVKNDFMIAGEAEDGSEDKEYKDTVKVPVNPKKAVVFDYGTADTMKELGLQSSIAALPKGEDGSSLPDFLSEFKDEKYENVGTLKEVNYDAVAKVKPDVIFLSSRTANQQTIDELKKAAPKAALVYMGADYSKYVDSMKMNAETLGKIYDKADETKKLNEDMDKKIAEMKKHTKDLDKKAMYLLVNEGELSTYGAGDRFGGFVFDTLGFKPADDNVKSSGHGQNVTNEYVSEKNPDIIFAMDRGQAIGGKSTAKQVLGNDVIKDVNAIKNGEVVEVDPKLWYFASGSVTTTVKQVDELEKGLKLDK; encoded by the coding sequence ATGAAAAAGTTAGGTTTATTAGTTGTATTCGCAATGATGCTTGTATTAGTAGCATGCGGTAATAATAGTAGCAGTGATGAAAAAACAGAAAGCAAAGATAGTAATGAACAAAAAACAGTAGAAGTTAAAAATGACTTCATGATTGCTGGCGAAGCTGAAGACGGTAGTGAAGACAAAGAATATAAAGATACAGTAAAAGTTCCAGTGAACCCTAAGAAAGCGGTTGTATTTGATTACGGTACAGCAGATACAATGAAAGAACTTGGTTTACAAAGCAGCATTGCAGCATTACCAAAAGGGGAAGATGGTTCATCATTACCTGACTTTTTATCAGAATTTAAAGATGAGAAATATGAAAACGTGGGTACTTTAAAAGAAGTAAACTACGATGCAGTAGCAAAAGTAAAACCTGACGTTATCTTCTTATCATCACGTACAGCAAATCAACAAACAATTGATGAGTTGAAAAAAGCAGCACCAAAAGCAGCACTAGTATACATGGGTGCAGACTACAGCAAATATGTAGACTCAATGAAAATGAACGCTGAAACACTTGGTAAAATTTACGACAAAGCAGATGAAACGAAAAAATTAAACGAAGACATGGATAAGAAAATTGCTGAAATGAAAAAACATACAAAAGACTTAGATAAAAAAGCAATGTACTTATTAGTGAACGAAGGCGAGTTATCAACTTATGGTGCTGGTGACCGTTTTGGTGGTTTCGTATTTGATACATTAGGTTTCAAACCTGCAGACGACAACGTTAAATCAAGTGGTCATGGTCAAAATGTAACAAACGAATATGTAAGTGAGAAAAATCCTGATATCATCTTCGCAATGGACCGCGGTCAAGCAATCGGTGGTAAATCAACAGCAAAACAAGTACTTGGCAACGATGTTATCAAAGATGTTAATGCAATTAAAAATGGTGAAGTTGTAGAAGTAGATCCTAAATTATGGTACTTCGCATCAGGTTCAGTAACAACAACAGTGAAACAAGTTGATGAACTTGAAAAAGGTTTAAAATTAGATAAATAA
- a CDS encoding ATP-binding cassette domain-containing protein, whose translation MISIRGLNQSIDNKQILTDINVDVHKGRLTSLIGPNGAGKSTLLSAISRLNDYDSGEITIEDKRLEDYGDNVLAKQLSILKQTNHTELNITVEQLVNFGRFPYSKGYLKKEDKEKVDEAISLLKLDEIRHRYLKTLSGGQRQRAYIAMTIAQDTDYILLDEPLNNLDMKHSVQIMQTLRELAAFHDKTIVVVLHDINFASVYSDDIVALKDGKIVKAADKRDVINSSVLRELYEMDVKIETIRGQQICIYFDELPCMYHQIQNKNLVELTGGK comes from the coding sequence ATGATAAGCATTCGTGGATTGAATCAATCAATTGACAATAAACAGATATTGACGGATATCAATGTCGATGTTCATAAAGGTAGACTCACTTCACTCATCGGACCCAATGGAGCAGGTAAAAGCACATTGTTATCAGCCATTAGTCGATTGAATGATTATGATTCAGGTGAGATCACAATTGAAGATAAACGCTTAGAAGATTATGGTGATAATGTCTTAGCGAAACAACTTTCAATTTTGAAACAAACGAATCATACAGAATTAAATATTACGGTGGAACAACTGGTAAACTTTGGGCGCTTCCCTTATTCAAAAGGTTATTTGAAGAAAGAAGATAAAGAAAAAGTGGATGAAGCTATTTCGTTGCTCAAGTTGGATGAGATTCGCCATCGATACTTGAAGACGCTATCAGGTGGACAGCGTCAACGTGCTTACATTGCGATGACGATTGCACAAGATACAGATTATATCTTACTCGACGAACCGTTGAATAATCTAGATATGAAACACTCTGTACAAATCATGCAGACGTTACGTGAATTGGCAGCTTTCCATGATAAAACGATTGTCGTTGTTTTACATGACATTAACTTTGCATCTGTTTATTCTGATGACATTGTGGCGTTAAAAGATGGAAAAATCGTCAAAGCAGCAGATAAACGAGATGTCATTAATTCGTCTGTTTTAAGAGAATTATATGAAATGGACGTTAAAATCGAAACAATTCGGGGACAACAAATTTGTATTTATTTTGATGAACTACCATGTATGTATCATCAAATCCAAAATAAGAATTTAGTTGAGCTAACAGGAGGAAAATGA